A region from the Pelobates fuscus isolate aPelFus1 chromosome 3, aPelFus1.pri, whole genome shotgun sequence genome encodes:
- the LOC134601805 gene encoding zinc finger MYM-type protein 1-like: protein MKRNRPSGSQQRKIKKAREKSAEAMSGSILKYLAPSTSTAVGESAEDVQSVESRGEMPEVSSQEASHVKAQELEKIILSSSGESDVDEGDSSRSLHQQDSDDDDEEEETVRLSVYSDVAAWPVPVPDVLRVDLIKRGSEPFQNRDGPFSPVERQGEKSKGKSRQLTTAWFYKALPNGEKILRTWMVYSPSKQSLFCFCCRLFAVDDKVTGASSFVTGFQLWWKLNPKVSDHEASEQHLTCLEKWKTLRAGLKLQKCIDHVHQTTVGREKRKWRDILHRLLDVTLFLAHQNLPFRGHRETMSSANKGNFLELVELLSNYDPILKEHFMRLKHAVASGKRMTSYFSPKIQNELICLLGNHVKDKIVADIKKAKYFGILFDSTPDVSHTDQICEVIRYVHIEGDHVEVKESFLGFFPVAEKTAAELTENILQHLEEDGLDLSLCRGQGYDNAATMAGIHGELNPKALFMPCANHSLNLCGVHLFGSVASCVTFLGTLERVYSFFSVSTHRWEVLMENLGVTVKRLSQTRWSAHYDAVKPVRANFEKLTSALEKLCNPKENVDTRGSAQMLLSAVCDFSFLCYLSFWCEVLEEVNITQKYLQTVGLTLEKCIVKLQGLKAFLADQCSEIVEKAICYATTTCKEMDISMERRGRVKLRKTMPGEKAKDAGLTLPEEMKRAMFECPDRFHHESEIRSQAIEKILSMFAVIQPNSLVVATEKDIRNYTPKLTEIFDEFSDEDIFREIERLQRHLEAAKISVEEAKKWTALQFLEFIVKWDYCESLPNLSPCLRFFLTLCVSIASCERSFSKLKLIKNLFRSTMSETRLTNLAILSIEHEYARKIGFDEVIDKFAEMKARRQRM from the coding sequence ATGAAGCGAAATCGACCAAGCGGGTCTCAGCAACGAAAAATTAAGAAGGCAAGAGAAAAGTCAGCTGAGGCGATGTCTGGATCAATTTTAAAATATCTTGCACCTTCAACATCTACCGCAGTAGGAGAAAGTGCTGAAGACGTTCAGTCTGTTGAATCCAGAGGTGAAATGCCTGAAGTATCTTCTCAAGAAGCTTCACATGTGAAAGCGCAAGAATTGGAGAAGATCATTTTATCTTCAAGCGGTGAAAGTGATGTAGATGAAGGAGATTCCAGCAGAAGCCTGCATCAGCAAGactctgatgatgatgatgaagaggAGGAGACTGTTCGACTGTCAGTTTATTCTGATGTTGCTGCTTGGCCAGTTCCAGTTCCAGATGTTTTAAGAGTGGACCTTATTAAGAGGGGAAGTGAACCTTTCCAAAATAGGGATGGGCCATTCAGTCCTGTTGAAAGGCAAGGAGAGAAATCAAAAGGGAAGAGTCGACAGCTGACCACTGCATGGTTCTATAAGGCTCTGCCTAATGGCGAAAAAATTCTTAGAACGTGGATGGTGTACTCTCCATCAAAacaaagtttgttttgtttttgctgcaGACTTTTTGCTGTTGATGACAAAGTAACAGGGGCATCCAGTTTTGTTACTGGGTTTCAATTGTGGTGGAAACTGAACCCAAAGGTGTCTGATCATGAGGCTTCTGAGCAGCATCTTACATGCTTAGAGAAATGGAAGACCTTGAGAGCAGGATTGAAGCTACAAAAATGCATTGATCATGTCCATCAAACAACAGTGGGCAGAGAGAAAAGGAAATGGAGGGATATTTTGCATCGCCTTTTGGATGTAACTTTGTTTCTGGCTCACCAGAATCTTCCCTTTCGTGGTCATAGAGAGACCATGTCATCCGCAAACAAAGGCAACTTCCTCGAATTGGTAGAATTGCTCTCAAACTATGAtcccattttaaaggaacatttcatgAGGCTGAAACATGCTGTTGCATCTGGAAAGAGAATGACTTCCTATTTCTCTCCAAAAATTCAGAATGAATTAATTTGTCTTTTGGGAAATCATGTGAAGGACAAAATAGTGGCTGATATCAAGAAAGCAAAGTACTTTGGGATTCTTTTTGACAGCACCCCTGATGTGTCCCACACTGATCAGATATGTGAAGTGATCAGATATGTTCATATTGAAGGGGACCATGTTGAAGTAAAGGAATCATTCTTGGGCTTCTTTCCTGTTGCTGAAAAGACTGCTGCTGAGCTCACAGAAAATATCCTGCAACATCTGGAGGAAGATGGACTAGACTTAAGCCTTTGCCGTGGTCAAGGATATGATAATGCTGCAACTATGGCAGGGATTCATGGTGAGCTTAATCCCAAGGCTTTGTTTATGCCATGTGCAAACCATTCCCTGAACCTATGTGGGGTGCACTTATTTGGAAGTGTTGCTTCCTGTGTGACTTTTCTTGGAACATTGGAGAGAGTGTATTCCTTTTTTTCGGTTTCTACACATCGTTGGGAAGTGCTGATGGAGAATTTAGGTGTGACAGTGAAAAGACTTTCCCAAACAAGATGGAGCGCTCATTATGATGCTGTGAAGCCAGTGCGGGCAAATTTTGAAAAACTGACTTCAGCTCTTGAAAAATTGTGTAATCCCAAAGAAAATGTGGACACAAGAGGATCGGCTCAGATGTTGCTGTCTGCCgtatgtgatttttcttttttgtgttacCTTTCTTTCTGGTGTGAAGTTCTAGAAGAAGTTAATAtcacacagaaatatttgcaaacTGTGGGACTCACTCTTGAAAAGTGCATTGTGAAACTACAAGGTTTGAAAGCGTTTCTAGCAGATCAGTGCAGTGAAATTGTGGAGAAGGCCATTTGTTATGCAACTACTACGTGTAAAGAAATGGACATTTCAATGGAAAGAAGAGGGAGAGTAAAGCTCCGTAAAACAATGCCAGGAGAGAAGGCAAAGGACGCTGGTCTCACATTGCCAGAGGAAATGAAAAGGGCTATGTTTGAGTGCCCTGATCGTTTTCATCACGAGTCGGAAATTCGTTCCCAGGCAATTGAAAAAATCCTTTCAATGTTTGCTGTTATTCAGCCAAACTCTCTGGTTGTGGCAACAGAGAAAGATATTCGTAATTATACTCCAAAATTGACAGAGATTTTTGACGAATTCTCTGATGAAGACATCTTTAGGGAAATTGAACGTCTTCAGAGGCATTTGGAAGCTGCCAAGATCAGTGTTGAAGAAGCAAAGAAATGGACGGCATTGCAGTTCCTGGAGTTCATTGTTAAATGGGATTATTGTGAATCTCTGCCAAATTTGTCACCGTGTTTAAGATTCTTTTTGACTCTCTGTGTGTCTATTGCTTCATGTGAAAGAAGTTTTTCCAaattaaaattgataaaaaattTATTTCGCTCAACCATGAGTGAGACAAGGTTGACAAATCTGGCTATACTTTCAATTGAGCATGAATATGCAAGGAAGATTGGCTTTGATGAAGTAATCGATAAGTTTGCAGAAATGAAGGCTCGAAGGCAGCGGATGTGA